One Saccharopolyspora erythraea NRRL 2338 genomic region harbors:
- a CDS encoding DUF3048 domain-containing protein has product MLGVLTATALLLVGGVVAQRTATLPRVAPAAPPPAPAAQPAPPPPPPPLGPPVLAVKVDNAPAARPPTGLGAADVVFVEPVEAGITRLIAVFASARPPVVGPVRSARETDLRLLPQFGRPTLAFSGAAPELQPAIDQASVHNASAIASPNAYFRSGDRKAPHNMYVRPDRLPPGDGWSPRAPLVFGPPPPGGVPTTGQEVRYRAASMSFQWSDGRWLVSMDGRPHASVDSGRTAVSTVVLQHVPVRDSALEDSVGNVSPFAETVGADRATVLRDGMAWEATWSRPAPDVGTTYTTPTGEPIPLAPGQVWIVLVPA; this is encoded by the coding sequence GTGCTGGGTGTCCTGACGGCGACCGCGCTGCTGCTCGTCGGCGGCGTGGTCGCCCAGCGCACCGCCACGCTCCCGCGCGTCGCGCCCGCCGCTCCGCCGCCGGCCCCGGCGGCGCAGCCGGCGCCGCCTCCGCCGCCTCCGCCGCTGGGGCCGCCGGTCCTCGCCGTGAAGGTCGACAACGCTCCCGCTGCCCGTCCGCCGACCGGGCTCGGCGCCGCCGACGTCGTGTTCGTCGAACCCGTGGAGGCCGGCATCACCCGGCTGATCGCCGTGTTCGCCTCCGCCCGTCCGCCCGTCGTCGGGCCGGTGCGCAGCGCGCGTGAGACGGACCTGCGCCTGCTTCCGCAGTTCGGCCGTCCGACGCTGGCGTTCTCCGGTGCCGCGCCCGAGCTGCAACCGGCGATCGACCAGGCGTCGGTGCACAACGCGTCCGCCATCGCGTCGCCGAACGCCTACTTCCGCAGCGGCGACCGGAAAGCCCCGCACAACATGTACGTGCGCCCCGATCGCCTGCCGCCGGGTGACGGCTGGTCGCCGCGTGCGCCGCTGGTGTTCGGGCCGCCTCCGCCCGGAGGGGTGCCGACCACCGGCCAGGAGGTGCGCTACCGCGCCGCGTCGATGTCCTTCCAGTGGTCGGACGGGCGGTGGCTGGTGTCGATGGACGGGCGTCCGCATGCGTCCGTCGATAGTGGACGGACAGCCGTGAGTACCGTTGTGCTGCAACATGTTCCCGTGCGCGACTCGGCTCTCGAAGACAGCGTCGGCAACGTTTCGCCGTTCGCCGAGACCGTCGGTGCCGACCGGGCGACGGTGCTGCGTGACGGCATGGCGTGGGAGGCGACGTGGTCGCGTCCGGCGCCCGATGTCGGCACCACGTACACCACGCCGACCGGCGAGCCGATTCCGCTCGCCCCGGGGCAGGTCTGGATCGTGCTCGTCCCAGCCTGA